In Sporocytophaga myxococcoides, the genomic window CGGTCATCAGATGATGGAAGATCCTGGAAAATGATCAATGAAAATTTGGATGAATTTACTTCCGTCAATTGTTTCTTTAAAGTAAAGGATATGTTGTGGTTAGGTACTTCAAAGGGACTTTTTTATAGCCTGAACAATGGAGATCAATGGCTAGAGCCAGAAGGTAAAATTTACACCGAAATACGAAGTTTCGTTATTTCAAGGAACGGTAAGCTATTTGCATTCGGAGGTAACAATCATTATGAATCAGAACCACCATATTCTTCCTGGAAAGCGGGTAGTCTCACATTCAAGCAAGAGTTTTCTTGTGCAGCGCAGAACGGAGATACGATCTATGCTGCTTCTTTTTCAGATGACATCTATCGGTCCTTTGATGGTGGAGATAAATGGACATTGATTAAGAAAGGAATTGCCCAGGGTACTATATCTCATCTTACTGTAACACCTGAATATGTTTTAACTATCGATGGGATGGGAGATCTGTTTATCCGTATGCATTCAGATACAGCCTGGGCTCCATTTAATGGGAACTTACCATTTAAAGTTAAAGACCTTCTTGTAATAGGTGATACAGTTTATGGGGCTATCCAGTTTGAAAGGCTGTACCGGAGAAATCTGAGAGATTATGAATCCCCTTTAGGGCTTGGGAATAGTTTTCATTTCAGGGACATGTTGTCTTTTTTTCCTAATCCTGCCAGGGACGTGATTACATTTGCCAATCCTGCTTTATTAATGTCCATTGAGGTGCTTGACCTGACAGGAAATAAAGTATTACAATCGCAGGCTACTGCTCAATTATCTGTTTCGGATTTGCCACTTGGTGTATATGTTGTAAGAACAACTTTGAAAGACGGAAGCATTCTCACAGGTAAAGTAATCAGGCAATAAATATTATTTTCTTATTGATTTAGGTAAGGCCTTTCTTCAAGTCAGAAAGGCCTTTTGTTTTCCTATCTGAAGATTGTCAGTAGTCTACCGCTATTTTTTTATCCTCATAAAAATGCGTTGCAGAAATTTAATTTTTTTTATCAAAAATCTATTTCAGCATTTTTTAATATTAATATAGGGAGAAGTAATAAATGTTTTGTGTTTTGCTTTAACTGTATGATGGACAGTTGTTCTATATTATTAATATAAAAGGTACTCTTGCTCTTATTGATAAAGTGCCATTTATTTACTTTCTCCTTTAGGTTAATTTTCGAATGAAGTTTATGTGTTGAAAATCAATAATATTCCCAAGGTTTCAATTTTTTATAATTTTTTTTCTAATAATGTTTACTATTTAAAGAATCTGTTTGTAGGTGAGCAATTTTAATATCATTCTTAGCTTTTAAGCCAGTTTTAAAATGGTCTCAAGTCGCAAGCTAATCTTGATAAGACAAAAGGTTATACTTATTTAATATGATATACAATAGCAGATTGCATTTACTCTTAAACCCACATGAGTTAATAACATTGCTTTCTCTTTATATAGCTGATATTATCTGTAATAATTTTAAAAGAATTCATATGTCTTAACCTTGGCGCTTCCGGATAAGAAGAGCATTAAAACAAGATCTGGAATCTAAAAGGGATATAAGTTTAATTCATATACTTATGATATACAATTTTACTATACCAAATAAGGTGCTGTTAATTTGCCTGATAG contains:
- a CDS encoding T9SS type A sorting domain-containing protein, encoding MGTYHGILRSRDTLKTLELTGASVRNVFDVKVLGNDLLAATDSGVHISYDDGLIWKRISAKASVNAIGCIADTLYAGTNSGLFYSSDTGKVWTKVAFFGNQTIKRLTQNAEELYIYTQNQLFRKTLKSGIVEVHLGGLAGEYLDVLNLGRTQLVSSYWGMVFSEDGVNWTPITSPLKSNQLRSFTSLATDGATIFAASEGTGGYISYDEGMTWLMRSPPFHYEAVWGIGGAYYADGFWFCRAGKGPFRSSDDGRSWKMINENLDEFTSVNCFFKVKDMLWLGTSKGLFYSLNNGDQWLEPEGKIYTEIRSFVISRNGKLFAFGGNNHYESEPPYSSWKAGSLTFKQEFSCAAQNGDTIYAASFSDDIYRSFDGGDKWTLIKKGIAQGTISHLTVTPEYVLTIDGMGDLFIRMHSDTAWAPFNGNLPFKVKDLLVIGDTVYGAIQFERLYRRNLRDYESPLGLGNSFHFRDMLSFFPNPARDVITFANPALLMSIEVLDLTGNKVLQSQATAQLSVSDLPLGVYVVRTTLKDGSILTGKVIRQ